The DNA sequence TCGAGCGCTGGAGGGTCGTCGGCCTCCCCCTACGAGCTCCGCTCGAAAGTCCATCGGTTAGGGCTTCGGGTTGTACCTCTCTTTCTTCTTCCACATTGTAAGCACCGAGGCGGCGAGTTTGCGCGCCACGGTCAGCCGGGCGAGGTTGGGTCGCGTGCCGTTCTCGGTGAGTCGCACGTAGTCGGTCGACAGCGGCTCCTTCTTGAATCGGATCACCGTCATCGCGGCGCCCTTGAAGATCCTCTTGAGCGTGTGGTTGCAGTCTCGATTGAGTCCCCGGGTTTGTTGGACCGGTACTCGCACCCACCGTCCCTCGACCTTTGCCCAATCCGACGTGGTCCGCCTGAGCAGGCCGAAGCCACAGTAGGCCCAGAACTGCCGCTTGGTCCGAAACCGATGTGGCGTGATGACGATCGGGATCAACTGCGCCACTCGGATCGGCCCCAGCCCCGGAGCGGTTTGGAGGATGCGAGAGATCGGGTGCCGGCGGGACTCGGCGATCATCGCTTTCTCGATACCGCCACGCAGTTCCTCGATCGAGGCCAACTCGATCCCGAGAGCTTCGACCGACCGGCGCATCCAGGCGGGGAGCTCGGGAAGAGCTTCTGACTGCTCTGCAAGACCATGCCCCGGGTAGCCCACTGCACGTCGCCGGTAGGCGCTGCGCAGCCGGTTCTTGGCCCGGCCTGAGTCTTCGGTCAGCA is a window from the bacterium genome containing:
- a CDS encoding IS110 family transposase; the encoded protein is MQRYIGIDTHSKSSTIYVMSAAGKKVRHDVVETNGQALIGHLAQIPGQLHVCLEEGEWSAWLHEILEPHVAELAVEQPQQKTGSKSDAIDARDLAEHLRTGQIKTEVYKAPLRFTQLRELARTYDMLTEDSGRAKNRLRSAYRRRAVGYPGHGLAEQSEALPELPAWMRRSVEALGIELASIEELRGGIEKAMIAESRRHPISRILQTAPGLGPIRVAQLIPIVITPHRFRTKRQFWAYCGFGLLRRTTSDWAKVEGRWVRVPVQQTRGLNRDCNHTLKRIFKGAAMTVIRFKKEPLSTDYVRLTENGTRPNLARLTVARKLAASVLTMWKKKERYNPKP